GCGCTGTTTCGCGATAACGACGATCCCTGGTCGTTTCGCCAGCGCTGGTATGAACGTCGCAAGCGTGCCCTGACCATGTCGTGCCTGCCACGCGCGCACTATCGCTCGGTATTCGAGCCGGGCTGCGCCAATGGTGAGCTTAGCGCGGAGCTGGCCAGCCGTTGCGGCCGCCTGCTGGGCTGTGACACCTCGCCCCGCGCCGTGGAGCTGGCCCGCAAGCGCCTGGCAGCCTTTCCACACGCCAGCGTGATGCAAGGCCGCCTGCCGCAGGACTGGCCACCGGGGCCCTTCGACCTGATCGTGCTCAGCGAGCTGTGTTACTACCTCGACGAGCACGACCTGCACGCCCTGCTCCAGCATGCCGTGGCCTCGCTCAGCGACGACGGGCAACTGCTGGCTTGCCACTGGCGGCCGCACATTGAGGGTTGCCCACTGGACGCCGAACAGGTTCACCGCATCCTTGGCGAGTACCTGCCCCTGCAACGGATCTGCACGCACCGCGAGCCGGACTTCCTGCTGGAAGTCTTCGGCCACGAGGCGGCTTCAATAGCGCAACAGGAGTTCGACCATGATCGGCGTGCTTATCCCTGTCCACAATGAAGAACGACACCT
The Pseudomonas sp. DTU_2021_1001937_2_SI_NGA_ILE_001 DNA segment above includes these coding regions:
- a CDS encoding class I SAM-dependent methyltransferase — its product is MSVTDEYFEALFRDNDDPWSFRQRWYERRKRALTMSCLPRAHYRSVFEPGCANGELSAELASRCGRLLGCDTSPRAVELARKRLAAFPHASVMQGRLPQDWPPGPFDLIVLSELCYYLDEHDLHALLQHAVASLSDDGQLLACHWRPHIEGCPLDAEQVHRILGEYLPLQRICTHREPDFLLEVFGHEAASIAQQEFDHDRRAYPCPQ